The following proteins are encoded in a genomic region of Dermatophagoides farinae isolate YC_2012a chromosome 8, ASM2471394v1, whole genome shotgun sequence:
- the LOC124495371 gene encoding galactosylgalactosylxylosylprotein 3-beta-glucuronosyltransferase 2 isoform X1, protein MWQMTSNQYQQLPNIRSQQQSSTTNISSTNNNSNSSSSSSSSSIKKSTWPLGIILTLPFIFFIILHNNPDGIVDYSNDNNDIASAAAAAAASGVGGDSLHSGDLNSSSNDGEEEGMDMSNPSSKSSSSSSSSSWIEIRPPSLSSSSSSSSFQQSSDSKSNCICDMNSSSSNSQNHRMPFIPGEPVYDPERILIFLITPTYTRPTQAADMTRLSQTLQLVPDIFWIVVEDAHNRSRSVEDLLRRTNAPYAHLLGPRPPTHLDKRSGRGVSNRLRAFEWLRENYSNTTQKGVIYFADDDNAYDVRIFEEMRSTRIVSMFPVGLISTLGLSTPIVSRKSGKIIGFHDPFIGRRKFAVDMAGFAVNLQFFLNQKKATMPYKVGYEEDYFLKSLGVQIWQLEPKAQNCTQVLVWHTKTKPADQPKLTLMKKVTNYTETNLPDLYANQLEQL, encoded by the exons atgtggCAAATgacatcaaatcaatatcaacaattaCCAAATATTCGTTCACAGCAacaatcatcgacaacaaacaTTTCATCAACCAATAACAATAGTAacagtagcagcagcagcagtagcagtagtattaaaaaatcaacatgGCCATTAGGAATCATATTAACATTgccatttatattttttattattctacATAACAATCCTGACG ggATCGTTGATTattccaatgataataatgatattgcttctgctgctgctgctgctgccgctTCTGGCGTTGGTGGCGATTCATTACATTCAGGAGATTTAAATTCCAGTTCtaatgatggtgaagaaGAAGGCATGGATATGTCtaatccatcatcaaaatcatcatcatcatcatcgtcatcatcatggattgAAATTCgtccaccatcattatcatcatcatcatcatcatcatcctttcAACAGTCAAGTGATTCAAAATCGAATTGTATCTGTGATATGaacagtagtagtagtaatagtcAAAATCATCGAATGCCATTCATACCGGGTGAACCGGTATATGATCCAGAACGAATATTAATATTCCTTATTACACCAACATATACACGGCCTACACAAGCGGCTGACATGACACGATTATCACAAACACTTCAATTAGTCCCAGACATTTTTTGGATCGTAGTTGAAGATGCCCATAATAGATCCAG GAGTGTTGAAGATTTGTTACGACGAACAAATGCTCCTTATGCTCATCTACTTGGTCCAAGGCCACCTACACATTTAGACAAACGTAGTGGACGAGGTGTATCCAATCGATTACGTGCATTTGAATGGCTTcgagaaaattattcaaatacaaCACAAAAAGGCGTCATCTATTttgccgatgatgataatgccTATGATGTGAGGATATTCGAAGAAATGCGTTCTACACGTATTGTATCAATGTTTCCAGTCGGATTGATTTCTACACTTGGTCTTTCAACACCGATTGTTAGTCGAAAATCGGGCAAAATAATTGGTTTCCATGATCCATTCATTGGTCGTAGAAAATTTGCTGTCGATATGGCTGGATTTGCAGtcaatttacaattttttctaaaCCAAAAGAAAGCCACAATGCCATACAAAGTTGGTTATGAAGAGGATTATTTTCTAAAAAGTCTGGGCGTACAAATTTGGCAATTGGAACCAAAAGCTCAAAATTGTACACAG GTACTTGTATGgcatacaaaaacaaaaccagcCGATCAACCGAAATTGAcgttgatgaaaaaagtgACAAATTATACGGAAACCAATTTACCTGATCTATATGCAAATCAATTGGAACAGCTCTAA
- the LOC124495371 gene encoding galactosylgalactosylxylosylprotein 3-beta-glucuronosyltransferase 2 isoform X2 produces MWQMTSNQYQQLPNIRSQQQSSTTNISSTNNNSNSSSSSSSSSIKKSTWPLGIILTLPFIFFIILHNNPDGDLNSSSNDGEEEGMDMSNPSSKSSSSSSSSSWIEIRPPSLSSSSSSSSFQQSSDSKSNCICDMNSSSSNSQNHRMPFIPGEPVYDPERILIFLITPTYTRPTQAADMTRLSQTLQLVPDIFWIVVEDAHNRSRSVEDLLRRTNAPYAHLLGPRPPTHLDKRSGRGVSNRLRAFEWLRENYSNTTQKGVIYFADDDNAYDVRIFEEMRSTRIVSMFPVGLISTLGLSTPIVSRKSGKIIGFHDPFIGRRKFAVDMAGFAVNLQFFLNQKKATMPYKVGYEEDYFLKSLGVQIWQLEPKAQNCTQVLVWHTKTKPADQPKLTLMKKVTNYTETNLPDLYANQLEQL; encoded by the exons atgtggCAAATgacatcaaatcaatatcaacaattaCCAAATATTCGTTCACAGCAacaatcatcgacaacaaacaTTTCATCAACCAATAACAATAGTAacagtagcagcagcagcagtagcagtagtattaaaaaatcaacatgGCCATTAGGAATCATATTAACATTgccatttatattttttattattctacATAACAATCCTGACG GAGATTTAAATTCCAGTTCtaatgatggtgaagaaGAAGGCATGGATATGTCtaatccatcatcaaaatcatcatcatcatcatcgtcatcatcatggattgAAATTCgtccaccatcattatcatcatcatcatcatcatcatcctttcAACAGTCAAGTGATTCAAAATCGAATTGTATCTGTGATATGaacagtagtagtagtaatagtcAAAATCATCGAATGCCATTCATACCGGGTGAACCGGTATATGATCCAGAACGAATATTAATATTCCTTATTACACCAACATATACACGGCCTACACAAGCGGCTGACATGACACGATTATCACAAACACTTCAATTAGTCCCAGACATTTTTTGGATCGTAGTTGAAGATGCCCATAATAGATCCAG GAGTGTTGAAGATTTGTTACGACGAACAAATGCTCCTTATGCTCATCTACTTGGTCCAAGGCCACCTACACATTTAGACAAACGTAGTGGACGAGGTGTATCCAATCGATTACGTGCATTTGAATGGCTTcgagaaaattattcaaatacaaCACAAAAAGGCGTCATCTATTttgccgatgatgataatgccTATGATGTGAGGATATTCGAAGAAATGCGTTCTACACGTATTGTATCAATGTTTCCAGTCGGATTGATTTCTACACTTGGTCTTTCAACACCGATTGTTAGTCGAAAATCGGGCAAAATAATTGGTTTCCATGATCCATTCATTGGTCGTAGAAAATTTGCTGTCGATATGGCTGGATTTGCAGtcaatttacaattttttctaaaCCAAAAGAAAGCCACAATGCCATACAAAGTTGGTTATGAAGAGGATTATTTTCTAAAAAGTCTGGGCGTACAAATTTGGCAATTGGAACCAAAAGCTCAAAATTGTACACAG GTACTTGTATGgcatacaaaaacaaaaccagcCGATCAACCGAAATTGAcgttgatgaaaaaagtgACAAATTATACGGAAACCAATTTACCTGATCTATATGCAAATCAATTGGAACAGCTCTAA
- the LOC124495369 gene encoding STE20-related kinase adapter protein alpha, which produces MNKKLGTPIGKMVVGIRRSIGNHHDCSGEKQQQSMYCNKCWQHKLSIDLNHSKAWHPKHYQQHRNPLYETKTIRIIRADHIETNAKLVIKMIDLDSSSNDDNDDQQQSSMIDVHITEINMMAKLRHPNVIQMLTSFVNDNYLWQIMPMAEYGSADQWSRPNGLPELTIALIIKDVLNGLNYLHRKGIIHRAVCGSHILIMADGTCVLTGLKYSTNVLQMGRWQTKIHQYPRQATAKLLNFLAPEILEQNLLGYNSKSDIYSLGIVCCELANGCIPFEDIVLTEMLLDKLTGNFPRPLDSTCDEIRNFPTDDPDLSIEVKEKYNLYKNRTFSSYFHMFTIEHCLNFDSSLRPTAVDLLNHQFIKQTKKCHHHRHHQQQHHHHHKEKNSSSPLLIEMLKNLPQNSTSRANNNVIINMNNNDNNGDGQKKSIIIDDDNVEQCSNVTTTKIDEKFKTMALTADHEKQDTMTIDWIF; this is translated from the exons atgaataaaaaattgggTACACCCATCGGTAAAATGGTCGTTGGTATTCGACGTTCAATcggtaatcatcatgattgtagtggtgaaaaacaacaacaatcaatgtaTTGTAATAAATGTTGGCAGCATAAATTAAgtattgatttgaatcattcaaaagCATGGCATCCtaaacattatcaacaacatcgaaaTCCTTTATATGAAACGAAAACTATAAGAATTATACGTGCTGATCATATCGAAACAAATGCCAAATTggtgatcaaaatgattgatctAGATTCCTCAAgcaacgatgataatgatgaccaacaacaatcatcaatgattgatgtaCATATTACCGAGATCAATATGATGGCCAAATTACGACATCCAAATGTGATACAAATGTTGACATCATTTGTCAATGATAACTATCTATGGCAGATTATGCCAATGGCTGAATATGGATCAGCCGATCAATGGTCACGACCAAACGGTTTACCCGAATTAACTATTGCGTTAATAATCAAAGATGTTCTAAATGGTTTAAACTATCTACATCGTAAAGGTATTATACATCGAGCCGTATGTGGTTCGCATATATTAATCATGGCTGATGGAACATGTGTACTCACTGGCCTTAAATATTCTACCAATGTCTTACAAATGGGTAGatggcaaacaaaaattcatcaatatccaCGACAAGCGACTgccaaattattgaattttcttgCACCAGAAATATTGGAACAAAATCTACTTGGTTATAATTCGAAATCAGATATTTATAGTCTAGGTATTGTTTGCTGTGAATTGGCCAATGGTTGTATACCATTCGAAGATATTGTTCTTACCGAAATGTTATTAGATAAATTGACTGGCAATTTTCCTCGGCCATTAGATTCGACTTGTGATGAGATTCGTAATTTTCCCACCGACGATCCag ATCTTTCTATCGAAGTAAAAGAGAAATATAATCTATACAAGAATcgaacattttcatcatatttccATATGTTTACTATAGAACATTGTCTAAATTTTGATAGTAGTTTAAG gCCAACAGCCGTGGATctattgaatcatcaatttataaaacaaacgaaaaaatgtcatcatcaccgtcatcatcaacaacaacatcatcatcatcataaggagaaaaattcatcatcaccattgttgattgaaatgttgaaaaatttgccaCAAAATTCAACTAGTCgtgccaataataatgtgatcatcaatatgaataacaatgacaataatggtgatggtcagaaaaaatcgatcatcatcgatgatgataatgttgaacaATGTTCAAATgtaaccaccaccaaaatcgatgaaaaattcaaaacaatggCTTTAACGGCTGATCATGAGAAACAAGATACAATGACTATCGATTGGATATTTTGA
- the LOC124495372 gene encoding zinc transporter ZIP6: MWIIWLYGTAAVLTISLAGLAVIILLPKLQTDHQSNLSQIFVGLAVGTLCADALLHLLPHAFSSQLDHDDHSDNETSSIQHLSEYHTESISHNHVNSVWYGLLALGGIIGFLFFERLTIIFNDLFNQPDQTIDETTAAKCSTTNAEFLSPDLQKLNNHHHQHEMKELHETIDVLRKKTDNNLQVHDECHRSTISYPKPNGDGYIHIASHHHHHHRAHRGPSAALMVLMGDIVHNLFDGLAIGVAFAGSGISGGISTSIAVLCHELPHELGDFTIIIRSGMPLRNAVYWNIVASITCWFGMCLGIFLGSMKDAWLSALIGGTFLYISLVDMVPELDSCPHLPSKSRAIKLTVQMIGIAIGIAIMLLISLYENEFHLIFANHDDDHHHLHHHHHHHDQPYDMHQSSPIDIVNDVNHHHPPNL; encoded by the exons ATGTGGATTATTTGGTTATATGGAACAGCAGCAGTGCTGACAATTAGTTTAGCCGGTCTAGCCGTCATTATATTGTTGCCAAAATTACAGACCGATCATCAAAGTAATTTGAGCCAGATATTTGTCGGTTTAGCTGTAGGCACATTATGTGCTGATGCATTGCTACATCTTTTACCCcat GCATTTTCTTCACAATTGgaccatgatgatcattctgATAATGAAACATCATCCATACAACATCTATCAGAATATCATACGGAAAGCATTAGCCACAATCATGTCAATTCTGTTTGGTATGGTCTATTAGCACTTGGTGGTATAATAGGCTTTCTATTTTTCGAACGTTTGActataattttcaatgatctATTCAATCAACCGGATCAAACGATTGATGAAACAACAGCGGCCAAATGTTCGACAACAAATGCAGAATTTTTATCACCTGATCTTCAAAAActgaataatcatcatcatcaacatgaaatgaaagagCTTCACGAAACGATTGATGTACTTCGAAAGAAAACCGATAACAATCTTCAAGTACATGATGAATGTCATCGTTCGACAATTTCTTATCCAAAACCAAATGGTGATGGTTACATTCATATAGcatcccatcatcatcatcatcatcgtgcaCATCGTGGCCCTAGTGCTGCTCTTATGGTTCTTATGGGTGATATTGTTCATAATCTATTCGATGGCCTGGCCATCGGTGTTGCATTCGCTGGAAGCGGAATCAGTGGTG GTATAAGCACATCGATTGCCGTCCTTTGTCATGAACTGCCACATGAACTTGGTGattttaccattattatacGATCAGGAATGCCATTACGTAATGCTGTCTATTGGAATATTGTTGCATCAATCACTTGTTGGTTCGGAATGTGTTTAGGAATATTTCTTGGCTCAATGAAAGATGCATGGCTTTCAGCATTGATTGGTGGTACATTTCTTTACATCTCTCTTGTTGATATGGTACCTGAATTAGATTCCTGTCCACATCTTCCATCAAAAAGTCGAGCTATAAAATTAACTGTTCAAATGATTGGCATTGCTATCGGTATTGCAATTATGTTGCTCATATCATTGTATgagaatgaatttcatttaattttcgccaatcatgatgatgaccatcatcatcttcatcatcatcatcatcatcatgaccaaCCATATGATATGCATCAATCATCACCGATTGATATTGTTAATGatgtaaatcatcatcatccacctaatctatga
- the LOC124495370 gene encoding U4/U6 small nuclear ribonucleoprotein Prp3-like translates to MIEQEFNHNKTMRPTPLILNAEGRTVDQTGKEVQLIQRMPTLKANIRAQKKEQFIKLNHEKQSSLSSTEQKFIDTRLESKAPVRARKTFRFHDKGTFESIGNKIRIKAQLELLKKDIAQKAKRTGISAAARLALLNSIVPKKQAKEDEIPSVEWWDSFIMKDSCYEECIQNTQPSQEKYDGITQLIEHPIQMKPPHEPSKPQFLPVFLTKKEQKKLRRQNRREAWKEKQEKIRLGLEPPPEPKLKISNMMRVLGQQAVQDPTKMEAHVREQMMRRQKAHEEANASRKLTSEQKKQKKIRKIKDTNTGVNVAVYRILDLNNPAKKFKVEANIKQLLMTGVVVIYKNVNVIVAEGGPKQQKKFKRLMLHRIKWSDDVVTHGDSSNNDSNLKRKRENKCLLVWEGSVKNRAFGEVKFKNSPNESFAREIFKNHGVEHYWDLAYSM, encoded by the exons ATGATCGAACAGGAatttaatcataataaaacaaTGCGGCCAACaccattgattttgaatgcaGAAGGTAGAACCGTTGATCAAACTGGTAAAGAAGTGCAATTGATTCAACGAATGCCTACATTAAAAGCGAACATTCGtgctcaaaaaaaagaacaattcatcaaactgaatcatgaaaaacaatcaagTCTATCGTCGactgaacaaaaatttatcgaCACAAGGTTGGAAAGTAAAGCACCCGTTCGAGCACGAAAGACATTCCGTTTTCATGATAAAGGaacattcgaatcgattggaaataaaattagaATCAAAGCCCAATTGGAATTGTTGAAGAAGGATATTGCCCAGAAAGCCAAACGAACCGGCATAAGTGCTGCAGCACGTTTAGCATTGCTTAATTCGATagttccaaaaaaacaagcg AAAGAAGATGAAATTCCATCAGTGGAATGGTGGGACAGTTTCATCATGAAAGACAGTTGTTACGAGGAATGCATCCAGAATACACAACCATCACAGGAAAAGTACGATGGAATCACACAACTCATCGAGCATCCTATTCAGATGAAACCCCCACATGAACCATCCAAACCACAATTTTTGCCAGTATTCTTAACGAAAAAAGAGCAGAAAAAACTGCGCAGACAAAACCGCCGTGAAGcatggaaagaaaaacaggAGAAAATTCGATTGGGTTTGGAACCACCTCCAGAACCAAAACTGAAAATATCGAATATGATGAGAGTTCTTGGCCAACAGGCCGTACAAGATCCTACCAAAATGGAAGCTCATGTTCGTGAACAGATGATGCGGCGGCAAAAAGCTCACGAAGAGGCGAACGCTTCGCGGAAATTAACAAGCGAACAaaaaaagcagaaaaaaatacggaAAATCAAAGATACGAATACTGGTGTGAATGTAGCCGTCTATAGAATTTTGGATCTAAACAACCCTGCCAAGAAATTCAAGGTTGAAGCAAATAtaaaacaattattaatgaCTGGTGTCGTTGTAATCTACAAAAATGTCAACGTTATTGTCGCTGAAGGTGGTCCAAAAcagcagaaaaaattcaaacgtCTTATGTTACATCGAATAAAATGGTCAGATGATGTGGTCACTCATGGAGATTCTAGTAA TAATGATTCCAATTTAAAACGTAAACGAGAGAATAAATGTCTGCTCGTATGGGAAGGTTCAGTTAAAAATCGGGCATTTGGTGAagtaaaattcaaaaatagtCCCAACGAAAGTTTTGCTagagaaatttttaaaaaccATGGAGTTGAACATTATTGGGATCTAGCATATagtatgtaa
- the LOC124495377 gene encoding uncharacterized protein LOC124495377, with product MALYFKEQDIDQYRDCFYLMTKTNGGLITRVDELKHIMRSLGMSPTEPELNDFFKQKEGKITFADLLDIMHIHSVREKIPAEILDGFRAMDPNHTGKISLADFSHLLCDCGEKLTTKEFQNLLKEANVRPGQTWINYEDFLEIIAAPAPDY from the exons atg GCATTATATTTTAAAGAACAGGATATCGATCAATATCGTGATTGTTTCTATttaatgacaaaaacaaacggtGGTTTAATAACTCGAGTGGATGAATTGAAACATATAATGCGTTCATTAGGAATGTCACCTACCGAACCTGAactcaatgattttttcaaacaaaaag AAGGAAAAATTACATTTGCCGACCTGTTAGATATAATGCATATTCATTCGGTAAGGGAGAAAATTCCGGCTGAAATTCTAGATGGTTTCCGAGCAATGGATCCTAATCATACGGGAAAAATATCATTAGCCGATTTTAGTCACTTACTATGTGATTGTGGTGAAAAATTGACTACCAAAGAATTTCAGAATCTACTGAAAGAAGCTAATGTTCGTCCTGGTCAAACTTGGATTAATTATGAAGATTTTCTTGAGATTATTGCTGCACCTGCTCcagattattga
- the LOC124495365 gene encoding U4/U6 small nuclear ribonucleoprotein Prp3, translating into MATKPSRFDMVHKPSSFPPSTAEQTTSTTPALSSSEIAQMMARVQRQIAEKKRSIQTEAASATDNSNEKQMDSSESSIDSKARIAQLRAQIQARFSNSMGAIKSNDDANNDRTGLNHNKTMRPTPLILNAEGRTVDQTGKEVQLIQRMPTLKANIRAQKKEQFIKVNHEKQSSLSSTEQKFIDTRLESKAPVRARKTFRFHDKGTFESIGNKIRTKAQLELLQKDIAQKAKRTGISAAARLALLNSIVPKKQAKEDEIPSVEWWDSFIMKDSCYEECIQNTQPLQEKYDGITQLIEHPIQMKPPHEPSKPQFLPVFLTKKEQKKLRRQNRREAWKEKQEKIRLGLEPPPEPKLKISNMMRVLGQQAVQDPTKMEAHVREQMMRRQKAHEELNASRKLTSEQKKQKKIRKIKEDTNTGVNVVVYRILDLNNPAKKFKVEANMKQLLMTGVVVIYKNVNVIVAEGGPKQQKKFKRLMLHRIKWSDDVVTHGDSNEPDSSNDSNLKRKQENKCLLVWEGSVKNRAFGEVKFKNSPNESFAREIFKNHGVEHYWDLAYSMSILDSAET; encoded by the exons atggCAACCAAACCTTCGAGGTTCGACATGGTACACAAACCATCGTCATTTCCACCATCAACTGCAGAACAAACTACTTCGACGACACCAGCATTATCATCGTCTGAAATAGCTCAGATGATGGCCCGTGTTCAGCGGCAGATTGCGGAAAAGAAACGGTCCATACAGACAGAGGCCGCTTCCGCTACGgataattcaaatgaaaaacaaatggattCATCAGAAAGCTCAATCGATAGTAAAGCTCGAATCGCACAGTTACGTGCACAGATTCAAGCACGTTTTTCAAATTCGATGGGAGCCATtaaatctaatgatgatgcaaataATGATCGAACAGGActtaatcataataaaacaaTGCGTCCAACaccattgattttgaatgcCGAAGGTAGAACCGTTGATCAAACTGGTAAAGAAGTACAATTGATTCAACGGATGCCTACATTAAAAGCGAACATTCGtgctcaaaaaaaagaacaattcATCAAAGTGaatcatgaaaaacaatcaagTCTATCGTCGACAGAGCAAAAATTTATCGACACAAGGTTGGAAAGTAAAGCACCGGTTCGAGCACGAAAGACATTCCGGTTTCATGATAAAGGaacattcgaatcgattggaaataaaattagaACCAAAGCCCAATTGGAATTGTTACAGAAGGATATTGCCCAGAAAGCCAAACGAACCGGCATAAGTGCTGCAGCACGTTTAGCATTGCTTAATTCGATagttccaaaaaaacaagcg AAAGAAGATGAAATTCCATCAGTGGAATGGTGGGACAGTTTCATCATGAAAGATAGTTGTTACGAGGAATGCATCCAGAATACACAACCATTGCAGGAAAAGTACGATGGAATCACACAACTCATCGAGCATCCTATTCAGATGAAACCCCCACATGAACCATCTAAACCACAATTTTTGCCAGTATTCTTAACGAAAAAAGAGCAGAAAAAACTGCGCAGACAAAACCGCCGTGAAGcatggaaagaaaaacaggaaaaaattcgattggGTTTGGAGCCACCGCCCGAACCAAAACTGAAAATATCGAATATGATGAGAGTTCTTGGCCAACAGGCCGTACAAGATCCTACCAAAATGGAAGCTCATGTTCGTGAACAGATGATGCGGCGGCAAAAAGCTCATGAAGAATTGAACGCTTCGCGGAAATTAACAAGCGAACAaaaaaagcagaaaaaaatacggaAAATCAAAGAAGATACGAATACTGGTGTGAATGTAGTCGTCTATAGAATTTTGGATCTAAACAACCCTGCCAAGAAATTCAAGGTTGAAGCAAATATGaaacaattattaatgaCTGGTGTCGTTGTAATCTATAAAAATGTCAACGTTATTGTCGCTGAAGGTGGTCCAAAAcagcagaaaaaattcaaacgtCTTATGTTACATCGAATAAAATGGTCAGATGATGTGGTCACTCATGGAGATTCTA ATGAACCTGATTCCAGTAATGATTCCAATTTAAAACGTAAACAAGAGAATAAATGTCTGCTCGTATGGGAAGGTTCAGTTAAAAATCGGGCATTTGGTGAagtaaaattcaaaaatagtCCCAACGAAAGTTTTGCTagagaaatttttaaaaaccATGGAGTTGAACATTATTGGGATCTAGCATATAGTATGTCAATATTAGATTCGGCCgaaacatga
- the LOC124495368 gene encoding uncharacterized protein LOC124495368 — MAGNDTTETIDEPASNINPINHQSVETRSNVMNVIENFNNLRHKNPHLLQKYISEKQDHIFNDIWRRFSNMTTNTNDTSNNNNNNVYEVEWQPTIQNNDDVDNDVYRVLSSSSSTDFHQDSMSAHETQTQDHKDQLTKLIPTSATANDVKNNDNKLLLPVGISHRRGQYVPSNANVNRFQEYLSCCEQLFNKYGDRNYIHEDIFMIPESEPYLPVALDGPGPPVLVTEYPPTTSNKRSPTALYSHSLHNIPNYVNDDDIKIDSPLTPLNLKDFYPKTHRHSIECLDDGHHHHHRDKNHDHHHQHYGHLATTPVTGQLISTHPYDSNPQTNSKVSWMPIRSIEQQPPMPITVHRIVSTSIPAGRIIGSTGNNGLIRPFTSMNPASFNEIVNNPSTHDSSSGPISTKTTIPFKHPIPLPPPPPSYVTHQPGIIPISMGPVPHNHHHYRLNQWPFDTVPPPIRSMVGTSTPHSSSSGILSKKLSLLGKKYLLG; from the coding sequence atggccGGCAACGATACAACAGAAACGATCGACGAACCAGCATCAAATATCAATCCAATAAATCACCAGTCCGTCGAAACACGTTCGAATGTGATGAATGTAATTGAAAACTTCAACAATTTAAGGCATAAAAATCCTCATCTACtacaaaaatatatttcaGAAAAACAGGatcatattttcaatgatatttGGAGACGATTTTCAAATATGACTACCAATACTAATGATAcaagcaataataataataataatgtatatGAAGTTGAATGGCAGCCAACgattcaaaataatgatgatgttgataatgacgTGTATCGTGTATTAAGCTCAAGTTCAAGTACAGATTTTCATCAAGATTCAATGTCTGCACATGAAACACAAACTCAAGACCATAAAGATCAACTAACAAAATTGATACCAACTTCAGCCACTGCAAATGAtgtgaaaaacaatgataataaattactACTACCAGTAGGAATATCACATCGTCGTGGACAATATGTTCCATCCAATGCAAATGTCAATCGGTTCCAAGAATATCTATCTTGTTGTGAACAATTGTTCAACAAATACGGCGATCGAAACTACATTCATGAAGACATATTTATGATACCGGAATCGGAACCCTACCTTCCGGTTGCTCTTGATGGTCCTGGACCACCAGTACTTGTTACTGAATATCCACCGACAACAAGTAATAAACGATCGCCAACAGCATTGTATTCACACAGTTTGCATAATATACCAAACtatgtcaatgatgatgatatcaaaaTCGATTCTCCTTTAACTCCTTTGAATTTAAAGGATTTCTATCCGAAAACTCATCGCCATTCGATCGAATGTCTAGATGacggtcatcatcatcatcatcgtgacaaaaatcatgatcatcatcatcaacattatggTCATCTTGCAACAACACCAGTAACAGGTCAGTTGATTTCGACGCATCCTTATGATTCAAACCCTCAAACCAACAGCAAAGTAAGTTGGATGCCTATCAGATCgattgaacaacaaccaccgATGCCGATCACTGTTCATCGAATTGTTTCCACATCGATTCCAGCTGGACGTATTATAGGTAGTACAGGCAATAATGGTCTAATTCGACCATTCACGTCAATGAATCCAGCAtctttcaatgaaattgtcaATAATCCATCCACACACGATTCATCGTCTGGACCGATATCGACAAAAACTACGATTCCATTCAAACATCCAATACCacttccaccaccaccaccatcatatgTTACACATCAACCTGGAATAATTCCAATATCAATGGGTCCCGTACCacataaccatcatcattatcgattgaatcaatgGCCGTTTGATACGGTTCCACCACCAATAAGATCGATGGTGGGAACTTCAACACCacattcttcatcatctggaattttatcaaaaaaattatcattgttggGCAAAAAATATCTTCTCGgttaa